The proteins below are encoded in one region of Ereboglobus luteus:
- a CDS encoding glycosyltransferase, with the protein MSTNSSASLTQTPFAPPSLDVSIVIPVYNEQGNLPLLFQRLYPVLDALGRSYEVVFTNDGSVDASIELLTEQFNARPDVTRVIDFNGNYGQHMAIMAAFERVRGNVVVTLDADLQNPPEEIPKLLEKTDAGYDCVGGVRQNRQDSIFRRYASMFVNFVRRSSTSIEMTDQGCMLRAYSRAVVEGIVRSGAINTFLPALAYTLAKNPTEVPVAHEERHAGVSNYSLGKLIRLNFDLITAFTTVPLQLFTMLAMACSAGSLLLVCVLAFRRIFLGAEAEGLFTLFGILFFLVSVCMVGIGIIGEYVGRTYQVVRGRTRYQVNRVLENNLTHEGGNSKFQ; encoded by the coding sequence ATGAGCACTAATTCCTCCGCCTCCCTCACCCAAACGCCCTTTGCGCCGCCGTCCCTCGATGTCTCCATCGTCATTCCTGTTTACAACGAACAGGGCAACCTGCCGCTTTTGTTTCAACGGCTTTATCCCGTGCTCGACGCGCTCGGACGCAGCTACGAAGTCGTTTTCACCAACGACGGCAGCGTGGATGCGTCCATCGAGCTGCTCACCGAGCAGTTCAACGCGCGTCCCGATGTCACGCGCGTGATCGACTTCAACGGCAACTACGGCCAGCACATGGCGATCATGGCGGCGTTCGAACGCGTGCGCGGCAACGTGGTCGTTACGCTTGACGCCGACCTGCAAAACCCGCCCGAGGAAATCCCGAAACTTTTGGAGAAAACCGACGCCGGCTACGATTGTGTCGGCGGCGTGCGCCAGAACCGGCAGGACAGTATTTTCCGCCGCTACGCCTCGATGTTCGTGAACTTTGTGCGCCGCAGCTCGACGAGCATTGAGATGACCGATCAAGGCTGCATGTTGCGCGCCTACAGCCGCGCCGTTGTCGAGGGCATCGTGCGCAGCGGGGCGATCAACACATTCCTCCCCGCGCTCGCCTACACGCTCGCCAAAAATCCGACCGAGGTGCCCGTCGCGCACGAGGAACGGCACGCCGGCGTGTCGAATTATTCGCTCGGAAAACTCATCCGTTTGAACTTCGACCTTATCACGGCGTTCACGACGGTTCCTCTTCAACTGTTCACCATGCTCGCGATGGCGTGCTCGGCGGGCAGCCTCCTGCTCGTCTGTGTGCTCGCCTTCCGCCGCATCTTTCTCGGCGCCGAGGCCGAGGGCCTGTTCACCCTTTTCGGAATTTTATTCTTCCTCGTCAGCGTCTGCATGGTCGGCATCGGAATCATCGGCGAATACGTGGGAAGGACGTATCAAGTGGTGAGGGGGCGGACGAGGTATCAGGTGAATCGGGTGCTGGAGAATAATCTGACGCATGAAGGAGGAAATTCCAAATTCCAGTGA
- a CDS encoding bifunctional UDP-4-keto-pentose/UDP-xylose synthase has product MPLKVLILGANGFIGSCLTAAILQQKDWEVYGMDIGDNKLIGSLGNPRFKFVEGDITINREWIEYHVKKCDVVIPLVAIANPKQYVLAPLRVFELDFEANLEIVRKCVKYKKRVLFPSTSEVYGMSPDAVLDETTTNPVYGPIDKQRWIYACSKQLLDRVIYAYGIHENLDYTLFRPFNWIGPKLDNVFEAKEGSSRLFTQFISNVIFKKPLQLVDGGAQSRSFTYIDDGVDCLMRIIENKNGAASRRIFNIGNPANNVSVADLAKIVIEIFREYPAWREHADHAKIEVVSSGEYFGKHYQDIQTRVPSINAAKEALGWEPKTDLATAIRLTLDYHLAQKDHDLGAQN; this is encoded by the coding sequence ATGCCACTCAAAGTCCTCATCCTCGGTGCCAACGGATTTATCGGAAGCTGCCTCACCGCCGCGATCCTCCAGCAAAAAGACTGGGAGGTTTACGGCATGGACATCGGTGACAACAAACTCATCGGCAGCCTCGGCAACCCGCGCTTTAAATTTGTCGAGGGCGACATCACCATCAACCGCGAGTGGATCGAGTATCACGTGAAAAAATGCGACGTCGTCATCCCGCTCGTCGCCATCGCGAACCCGAAGCAATACGTGCTCGCGCCGTTGCGCGTGTTCGAACTCGATTTCGAGGCCAACCTCGAGATTGTGCGCAAATGTGTTAAATACAAAAAGCGCGTCCTCTTCCCCTCGACCTCCGAAGTTTACGGCATGAGCCCCGACGCCGTGCTCGACGAAACGACCACGAACCCCGTTTACGGCCCCATCGACAAGCAGCGCTGGATCTACGCCTGCTCGAAACAACTCCTCGACCGCGTCATCTACGCCTACGGCATCCACGAAAACCTCGACTACACGCTTTTCCGCCCCTTCAACTGGATCGGCCCGAAACTCGACAACGTTTTCGAAGCGAAGGAGGGTAGCTCGCGCCTTTTCACGCAGTTCATCAGCAACGTGATTTTCAAGAAGCCGCTCCAGCTCGTCGATGGCGGCGCGCAAAGCCGCTCGTTCACCTACATCGACGACGGTGTGGATTGCCTGATGCGCATCATTGAAAACAAAAACGGAGCCGCCTCGCGCCGCATTTTCAACATCGGCAACCCGGCCAACAACGTCAGTGTCGCCGACCTTGCAAAAATCGTGATCGAAATCTTCCGCGAATACCCCGCCTGGCGCGAGCACGCCGATCATGCAAAAATCGAAGTGGTTTCATCCGGCGAATATTTCGGCAAACATTATCAGGACATCCAGACGCGCGTTCCCTCGATCAATGCCGCGAAGGAAGCCCTCGGCTGGGAGCCCAAAACCGACCTCGCCACGGCGATTCGCCTGACCCTCGACTACCACCTCGCCCAAAAAGACCACGACCTCGGCGCGCAAAATTGA
- a CDS encoding 4-deoxy-4-formamido-L-arabinose-phosphoundecaprenol deformylase codes for MPKLALKIDVDTERGTRVGVPALVALLREFEASACFLFSLGPDNTGKAIRRVFRPGFFKKVSRTSVVSMYGVRTLLNGTLLPAPHIGRKHAGVMRAVREAGFETGIHCNDHFRWQDYVRTMPLEKVRAEFGAARSEYERVFGTRALTAGAPGWQTCVNARQVYDEADLLYSSDTRGRAPFFPRIDGRVFNTLEIPSTLPTFDELLGRPEFPDDKIVAHYMSLLREDALNVFTLHAEIEGMMKAPLFRALLEACREAGVEFVRLDDCARELLKTRGTIPVRDIVMAEIDGRSGFVATEGE; via the coding sequence ATGCCCAAACTCGCCCTGAAAATTGATGTTGATACGGAACGCGGGACGCGTGTCGGCGTGCCGGCGCTGGTTGCGCTGCTGCGCGAGTTTGAAGCGTCGGCGTGTTTTTTGTTTTCGCTCGGGCCGGACAATACGGGCAAGGCGATCAGGCGCGTGTTTCGCCCGGGTTTTTTTAAGAAGGTCAGCCGCACGTCCGTTGTGAGCATGTATGGCGTGCGGACGCTGCTCAACGGCACGTTGCTGCCCGCGCCGCACATCGGGCGCAAACACGCGGGCGTCATGCGCGCGGTGCGCGAGGCGGGGTTCGAGACGGGCATCCATTGCAACGACCATTTTCGCTGGCAGGATTACGTGCGCACCATGCCGCTCGAAAAGGTGCGCGCGGAGTTCGGTGCCGCGCGCTCCGAATACGAGCGCGTCTTCGGCACACGCGCGCTCACCGCGGGCGCGCCGGGCTGGCAGACGTGCGTGAACGCGCGCCAAGTTTACGACGAGGCGGACTTGCTTTACTCAAGCGACACGCGTGGACGCGCGCCGTTTTTTCCGCGCATCGACGGGCGCGTTTTTAACACGCTCGAAATCCCGAGCACGCTGCCGACGTTCGACGAATTGCTGGGGCGTCCCGAGTTTCCCGACGACAAGATCGTGGCGCACTACATGAGCCTGTTGCGCGAGGATGCGTTGAATGTGTTCACGCTGCACGCCGAGATCGAGGGCATGATGAAGGCGCCGCTTTTTCGCGCGCTGCTCGAGGCCTGCCGCGAGGCGGGCGTGGAGTTTGTCCGCCTCGACGATTGCGCGCGCGAGTTGCTCAAAACCCGCGGGACAATTCCCGTGCGCGACATCGTCATGGCAGAGATCGACGGGCGCTCGGGGTTCGTCGCGACGGAGGGTGAATAG
- a CDS encoding formyltransferase family protein, which translates to MRDEIRPDLILSVYYRNMVGERILALPRLGAFNMHGSLLPKYRGRAPINWAVLNGEPRIGMTLHKMVGRADAGDIVDQQGVDIGPRDTAEQAFRKVLPCARAILSRQIDALLAGTAQATPQDESQATYFGGRKPEDGRIQWTDTSAQIFNLIRAVTDPYPGAFTDVRDAGDQPADSKTSPRLMVWWAEQIAAPRRAAPGEILSLSPLVVAAADGALELTRTEWRGAAAAPLQIGQIL; encoded by the coding sequence ATACGCGACGAAATCCGGCCCGACCTGATCCTCTCCGTTTATTATCGCAATATGGTCGGCGAACGCATCCTCGCGCTTCCGCGCCTCGGCGCGTTCAACATGCACGGCTCGCTCCTTCCCAAATATCGCGGACGCGCCCCTATCAACTGGGCCGTTCTCAATGGCGAGCCGCGCATTGGCATGACGCTTCACAAAATGGTCGGGCGCGCCGATGCGGGCGACATCGTTGACCAGCAAGGCGTGGATATCGGCCCGCGTGATACCGCCGAGCAGGCCTTTCGCAAAGTCCTCCCTTGCGCGCGCGCCATTCTCTCCCGCCAAATCGACGCGCTCCTCGCAGGCACCGCCCAAGCCACGCCGCAGGACGAATCGCAAGCGACCTATTTCGGCGGACGAAAACCCGAGGACGGACGTATCCAATGGACGGATACAAGCGCGCAAATCTTCAACCTAATCCGCGCCGTCACCGATCCCTACCCCGGCGCGTTCACAGATGTTCGTGACGCGGGCGACCAGCCTGCGGATTCGAAAACTTCTCCCCGCCTCATGGTCTGGTGGGCCGAACAAATCGCCGCGCCGCGCCGCGCCGCGCCCGGCGAAATCCTCTCACTCTCCCCGCTCGTCGTCGCCGCCGCCGACGGCGCGCTCGAGCTCACCCGCACCGAATGGCGGGGCGCAGCCGCGGCCCCGTTGCAAATCGGACAAATCTTATAA
- a CDS encoding DegT/DnrJ/EryC1/StrS family aminotransferase, with product MSPTDDTKPFLPFTRPDIDEETIAGVADVLRSGWITSGPQVKAFEATLSQLFGGRPVRAFNSGTCTMEIALRIAGVGEGDEVITTPLSWIATSNVVLETGASPVFMDIDPVTRNIDLEKIEAAITPRTKAIIPVDLAGLPVDRDRLHAIAQKHNLRVVEDAAQAAGSKWRGNLIGTKAASRDFASFSFHPNKNITSIEGGCLVLNDEREAALAEQYRLQGVVRTGFDGMDAEVLGGKFNLTDVAARVGLGQLRRLDEFNAKRRALAQHYFKLLDAPAARALNLGLPPADFENSNWHMFQVVLPEGPGCLTRAQVMEKMRAANIGTGVHYPPIHLFTLYRNLGWKPGDFPNAERIGRTILTLPLFPAMTADDVGRVVATLGEILQKK from the coding sequence ATGAGCCCGACCGACGACACAAAGCCGTTTCTTCCTTTCACGCGTCCCGACATCGACGAGGAAACCATCGCCGGCGTCGCCGACGTGCTTCGCTCCGGCTGGATCACCTCGGGCCCGCAAGTGAAGGCTTTCGAGGCCACGCTTTCGCAACTTTTCGGCGGACGCCCCGTGCGCGCCTTCAACTCCGGCACCTGCACCATGGAAATCGCGCTGCGCATCGCGGGGGTGGGGGAGGGCGACGAGGTTATCACCACGCCGCTTTCGTGGATCGCCACAAGCAACGTCGTGCTCGAAACCGGCGCGAGCCCCGTCTTCATGGACATCGACCCGGTCACGCGCAACATCGACCTTGAAAAAATCGAGGCCGCCATCACGCCGCGCACCAAGGCGATCATCCCCGTTGATCTCGCCGGCCTGCCCGTTGACCGCGACCGCCTTCACGCCATCGCGCAAAAACACAATCTCCGCGTCGTCGAGGACGCAGCGCAAGCGGCCGGCTCCAAATGGCGCGGCAACCTCATCGGCACGAAAGCTGCGAGCCGCGATTTTGCCTCCTTCAGTTTTCATCCCAACAAAAATATAACCTCCATCGAGGGCGGCTGCCTCGTCCTCAACGACGAACGCGAGGCCGCGCTCGCCGAGCAATACCGGCTGCAAGGCGTCGTCCGCACCGGCTTCGACGGGATGGATGCCGAAGTGCTCGGCGGCAAATTCAACCTCACCGATGTCGCCGCCCGCGTCGGCCTTGGCCAGCTCCGCCGCCTCGACGAGTTCAACGCAAAACGCCGCGCCCTTGCGCAACACTATTTCAAGCTCCTCGACGCCCCCGCCGCGCGCGCCCTCAACCTCGGCCTGCCGCCCGCCGATTTTGAGAACAGCAACTGGCACATGTTTCAAGTGGTGCTCCCCGAGGGTCCCGGCTGTCTCACGCGCGCGCAAGTGATGGAGAAAATGCGTGCCGCGAATATCGGAACGGGAGTCCATTACCCGCCCATCCACCTCTTCACGCTCTATCGCAATCTCGGCTGGAAGCCCGGCGATTTCCCCAACGCCGAACGCATCGGCCGCACGATCCTCACGCTCCCGCTGTTCCCCGCGATGACCGCCGATGATGTCGGGCGCGTGGTCGCGACGTTGGGAGAAATTTTGCAGAAAAAATAA
- a CDS encoding four helix bundle protein, which translates to MSENLEERTEKFAVAVRTFVRALPRTVSNIEDVKQLVRASGSVAANYIEANESLGGRDKLLHFKICRKEAKESGLWLRLVHVGDNNAPLENQRQILRQEARELTLIFAAILRNME; encoded by the coding sequence ATGAGTGAAAACCTTGAAGAACGCACGGAGAAATTTGCGGTTGCGGTCAGGACATTTGTGAGGGCGTTGCCGCGCACGGTTTCCAACATCGAGGATGTCAAACAACTCGTGAGAGCGTCGGGTTCGGTGGCTGCAAATTATATCGAGGCCAATGAATCGCTTGGAGGGAGAGACAAGCTGCTGCATTTCAAAATATGCCGAAAGGAGGCCAAGGAGTCCGGCCTTTGGCTGCGGCTTGTTCATGTGGGCGACAATAATGCACCACTTGAAAACCAACGACAGATTCTGCGCCAAGAAGCACGCGAACTCACACTGATATTCGCCGCCATCTTGAGAAACATGGAGTAA
- a CDS encoding DUF2752 domain-containing protein, translating into MALVVLISGFAWTYYAGPSPRAWYPPCPLRATTGLLCPGCGSARVVHDLVHGNLRAACGHNILVVVVAPFLAIWTARSLWRALRRNLPPLPVRTGLARVVLVVVVVFMIARNLPWWPFALLAPGP; encoded by the coding sequence GTGGCGCTGGTTGTTTTGATTTCCGGCTTTGCGTGGACTTATTATGCCGGCCCCTCGCCGCGGGCTTGGTATCCGCCATGTCCGTTGCGCGCAACGACGGGTTTGCTTTGTCCGGGATGCGGATCGGCGCGCGTGGTCCATGATCTTGTCCACGGAAATCTGCGCGCCGCGTGCGGGCACAATATCCTTGTTGTTGTCGTCGCGCCGTTCCTCGCGATATGGACGGCACGTTCACTCTGGCGCGCCCTTCGGCGCAATCTTCCGCCGCTGCCGGTGCGAACCGGCCTGGCGCGTGTCGTGCTTGTTGTCGTTGTTGTTTTCATGATCGCGCGCAACCTTCCGTGGTGGCCGTTTGCGCTCCTGGCGCCCGGACCGTAG
- a CDS encoding glycosyltransferase family 39 protein, translating into MIAAEQNSGLSNPQNTDSTSWRRDLTWLALILVVWFGLFLGSRPLSNPDEGRYTEIPREMAATNDYVTPRLNGVKYFEKPPLLYWLIALTIEVAGVNEWTARAWVAIFATLGCLATYAAARGLFGRAAGWWAAVVLATMLLYYTLSRVVILDMPVSVFVATALFAFLFGIRAPAGPGRRWLFWAFYASMALAVLSKGLIGFLLPCTVAFVWLLVFNQWKRLRPCHPFTGALMLLAIAAPWHVLAARANSDFAQFYFIHEHWTRFTTTVHERYQPWWYFAPVLLVGIFPWTVFAFQTLRVNVRGGWRAIRNERADEWFFIVWAVVIFLFFSKSQSKLPPYILPIFPAIAVLIGKWLADAWRARKAPGLRAGLATYAILSALLGLALAFWPLVWSVPEKHAAATKLIIGESIWFAVIFLGSAAALAWCLRCGKMRGALVVMTAGFALWLASGNHLGDELDTRSSKPLSLELARRLAPGDTVYSVGEYIQDVAPYIGREISVVDYLGELEFGVRAEPEKTDSRFIDKAEFTRRWLAFDSRAYAIVRKRAADRYFSSLPHTVVGETSRYLLLVNKPDAQ; encoded by the coding sequence ATGATCGCGGCTGAACAGAATTCGGGACTCTCCAACCCCCAAAATACCGACTCCACCTCGTGGCGTCGTGATTTGACATGGCTCGCGCTTATTCTCGTGGTGTGGTTCGGCCTTTTTCTCGGCTCGCGGCCGCTCAGCAATCCCGACGAGGGGCGCTACACGGAAATCCCGCGCGAGATGGCCGCGACCAACGACTACGTGACTCCGCGCCTCAACGGCGTTAAGTATTTCGAGAAACCGCCGCTGCTCTACTGGCTCATCGCGCTCACCATCGAGGTTGCCGGCGTCAACGAATGGACGGCGCGCGCGTGGGTCGCCATTTTTGCGACGCTCGGCTGTCTCGCCACGTATGCCGCCGCGCGCGGGCTTTTCGGACGCGCCGCGGGCTGGTGGGCCGCCGTCGTGCTCGCGACGATGCTGCTCTACTACACGCTCAGCCGCGTTGTGATTCTCGACATGCCCGTGTCGGTTTTTGTCGCGACCGCGCTTTTCGCGTTTTTGTTCGGCATACGAGCGCCCGCCGGTCCCGGGCGCCGCTGGCTCTTCTGGGCGTTCTACGCGAGCATGGCGCTCGCCGTCCTCTCGAAAGGCCTCATCGGATTTCTCCTGCCGTGCACCGTCGCGTTTGTGTGGCTGCTCGTGTTCAACCAATGGAAACGCCTGCGCCCCTGCCATCCGTTCACCGGCGCGCTTATGCTGCTCGCCATCGCCGCGCCGTGGCACGTGCTCGCCGCGCGCGCCAACTCTGACTTCGCGCAATTCTATTTCATCCACGAGCACTGGACGCGTTTCACAACAACCGTGCACGAGCGTTACCAACCGTGGTGGTATTTCGCGCCCGTGCTGCTCGTCGGCATTTTTCCGTGGACCGTCTTTGCGTTCCAGACGCTTCGCGTAAACGTGCGCGGCGGCTGGCGCGCGATTCGCAACGAGCGCGCCGACGAGTGGTTCTTCATCGTGTGGGCCGTGGTGATTTTTCTCTTCTTCTCGAAATCACAGTCGAAACTCCCGCCCTACATCCTGCCGATATTTCCCGCCATCGCGGTGCTTATCGGCAAATGGCTTGCCGACGCGTGGCGCGCGCGCAAGGCGCCGGGATTGCGCGCCGGCCTCGCCACCTACGCGATCCTTTCCGCGCTGCTCGGTCTCGCGCTCGCGTTCTGGCCCCTTGTCTGGTCCGTGCCGGAGAAACACGCCGCGGCCACCAAACTCATCATCGGCGAGTCCATCTGGTTTGCCGTGATCTTCCTCGGCAGCGCCGCCGCGCTCGCCTGGTGCCTGCGCTGCGGAAAAATGCGCGGCGCCCTGGTCGTGATGACCGCCGGTTTCGCGCTCTGGCTCGCGTCGGGCAACCACCTCGGCGACGAACTCGACACGCGCTCCTCAAAACCGCTGTCACTCGAACTCGCCCGCCGCCTCGCGCCGGGCGACACCGTGTATTCAGTCGGTGAATACATTCAGGACGTCGCGCCCTACATCGGGCGCGAAATCTCCGTCGTCGATTATTTGGGCGAGCTCGAGTTCGGCGTGCGCGCCGAGCCGGAGAAGACCGACTCGCGCTTCATCGACAAGGCCGAGTTCACGCGCCGCTGGCTCGCCTTCGATTCGCGCGCCTACGCCATTGTGCGAAAACGCGCCGCCGATCGCTATTTCTCCTCGCTGCCGCACACCGTGGTCGGCGAAACCTCGCGCTACCTGCTCCTTGTAAACAAGCCCGACGCACAATAA